A genomic region of Rheinheimera sp. MMS21-TC3 contains the following coding sequences:
- the istB gene encoding IS21-like element helper ATPase IstB — protein sequence MNLQLSRISALSAELQLAGIDTNACDLAQQAAKEEWDYLSFLEQALLCEKRSRHQRKQHMFTRMAGFPGNKTLEGFDFSFATGVPKKQVTELASLSFIERQENVVMLGPSGVGKTHIAIALGYKAVQAGIKTRFISASDLILQLATAQRQENYKQVMQRSVIAPRLLIIDEIGYLPFNAHEAKLLFDVIAKRYEKGSVILTSNLPFGQWGQVFANDTALTSAMLDRVLHHSHILQIKGDSYRIKEKKQAGLMDKPKE from the coding sequence ATGAACCTACAATTATCGCGAATTAGTGCGCTTAGTGCAGAGTTACAACTCGCCGGCATTGATACTAATGCCTGTGATTTAGCTCAGCAAGCCGCCAAAGAAGAGTGGGATTATCTGAGCTTTTTAGAGCAAGCGCTTTTATGTGAAAAGCGCTCACGCCATCAACGCAAACAACATATGTTTACTCGAATGGCCGGTTTTCCTGGAAACAAAACATTAGAGGGCTTTGATTTTAGCTTCGCCACCGGTGTACCTAAAAAACAGGTAACAGAATTAGCCTCGCTGTCCTTTATTGAACGACAAGAGAACGTTGTCATGCTGGGGCCATCAGGCGTTGGCAAAACGCATATCGCCATTGCCTTGGGTTATAAAGCCGTACAAGCTGGTATCAAAACCCGCTTTATCAGTGCATCAGATTTAATCCTGCAACTTGCCACAGCACAGCGGCAAGAAAACTATAAGCAGGTTATGCAGCGCTCAGTCATTGCGCCAAGATTGCTTATTATCGATGAAATCGGTTATCTGCCGTTCAATGCACATGAAGCTAAATTGCTGTTTGATGTGATAGCAAAACGCTATGAAAAAGGCTCAGTAATATTAACAAGCAACTTACCCTTTGGTCAGTGGGGACAAGTGTTTGCAAATGACACTGCGCTTACATCAGCCATGTTAGACAGAGTTTTACATCACTCTCATATCTTACAAATTAAAGGAGATAGTTACCGAATTAAGGAAAAGAAACAAGCCGGATTAATGGATAAACCCAAGGAGTAG
- the istA gene encoding IS21 family transposase, with product MITKEELMKIQILHQQGLSQRAIAKQLGISRNTVKRYLRAALDTPVYTARAKGRSLLEPYKSFLHSRITQAKPVHLSGEVLFREVKELGYTGSLSLLRQYLYQYRGKPIPEPVVRFETEVGKQMQVDWGQMRGGKQPIHAFIAVLGFSRAMMVVFTDNMRYDTLEHCHRLTFDYFQGIPREVWYDNMKTVVVERNAYGEGQHKLNQAFYQFAKSMGFIPKLCHTYRPQTKGKVERMVRYVRDNFFRPFNTKLMALGQTLDVQSANEEVVIWLETVAHQRIHDTTKQKPAERLIEERKVLQALPPLILPLVASLDTSVPLPSLRVFNQQPLHHDLSVYDQLMEAI from the coding sequence TTGATCACAAAAGAAGAGCTCATGAAAATTCAGATTTTGCACCAACAAGGCCTGTCCCAACGTGCTATTGCTAAACAACTTGGCATCTCGCGTAACACGGTTAAGCGCTACCTTCGAGCCGCATTAGATACGCCCGTTTACACAGCGCGAGCTAAAGGCCGTTCATTGCTTGAACCCTATAAATCATTCTTACATTCGCGTATTACGCAAGCTAAACCGGTACACCTTTCTGGTGAAGTATTATTTCGTGAAGTCAAAGAACTCGGTTATACCGGTAGTTTGTCTTTATTGAGACAATATTTATATCAATACCGTGGTAAGCCCATACCAGAGCCGGTTGTGCGGTTTGAAACCGAAGTCGGTAAACAAATGCAGGTAGACTGGGGGCAAATGCGAGGTGGCAAGCAGCCCATTCATGCGTTTATCGCCGTTTTAGGCTTTAGTCGTGCGATGATGGTGGTCTTCACCGATAACATGCGCTACGACACACTTGAACATTGTCATCGCTTAACATTTGACTACTTCCAAGGTATTCCCCGCGAAGTATGGTACGACAATATGAAAACGGTTGTCGTTGAGCGCAATGCCTATGGAGAAGGCCAGCACAAGCTTAATCAGGCATTTTATCAGTTTGCTAAAAGCATGGGGTTTATTCCCAAACTGTGCCATACCTACCGACCACAAACCAAGGGCAAAGTTGAACGAATGGTACGTTATGTCCGTGATAACTTTTTTAGGCCGTTCAATACAAAGTTAATGGCATTAGGGCAAACATTAGATGTGCAGAGTGCGAATGAAGAGGTTGTGATATGGCTTGAAACGGTGGCGCATCAGCGTATTCATGACACCACTAAACAAAAACCTGCTGAGCGGCTCATTGAAGAGCGCAAGGTATTACAGGCGTTACCGCCGTTAATATTACCCCTTGTTGCTTCACTGGATACGAGCGTCCCCTTGCCATCACTAAGGGTATTTAATCAGCAACCACTACATCATGACCTTAGTGTTTATGACCAGCTGATGGAGGCCATATGA